A genomic stretch from Arachis stenosperma cultivar V10309 chromosome 3, arast.V10309.gnm1.PFL2, whole genome shotgun sequence includes:
- the LOC130967090 gene encoding putative cell wall protein produces the protein MAHKASSYFIALILISNILLFSVSARTIAVNPNNDDKKFLFKSHGGVHIPGFGPVRFPPLGTIPNNPFTRGIGGGGAGAGTGPTGRSYVPGGDDTFVPNPGFEVPVPGGSGGRIPGSVHP, from the coding sequence ATGGCTCACAAAGCTTCCTCTTATTTCATTGCACTTATTCTCATATCCAACATCCTTCTTTTCTCTGTTTCTGCACGCACCATTGCTGTGAATCCCAACAATGATGACAAGAAATTCTTGTTCAAGTCTCATGGAGGAGTGCACATTCCTGGCTTTGGACCAGTGAGATTTCCACCTCTTGGGACTATACCAAATAATCCATTCACCCGGGGCATTGGAGGTGGAGGAGCCGGCGCAGGAACAGGACCAACTGGCCGCAGTTATGTTCCCGGTGGCGATGACACCTTTGTACCAAACCCCGGATTCGAGGTTCCGGTTCCCGGTGGCAGTGGTGGCAGAATTCCAGGCTCAGTTCATCCATGA
- the LOC130969397 gene encoding probable protein phosphatase 2C 52 has product MGCCVSTSSKSTCSSRSNGEMANPSCLEIGCCVHKKARRTFSDHVISLHHLASLPSRIFTNGKSRASCIFTQQGRKGINQDAMIVWEDFMSEDMTFCGVFDGHGPHGHLVARKVRDALPLKLLSFLHSSESKRNGSGKACFKGNVKPDDGDFQKDLSAEDKLNSTWREAFMKAYKSMDKELRSHPNLDCFCSGSTAVTIVKQGSNLFMGYIGDSRAVMGSKDSNDSMVAIQLTIDLKPDLPREAERIKRCKGRVFALQDEPEVPRVWLPFDDAPGLAMARAFGDFCLKEYGVISIPEFSHRLLTDKDQFVVLASDGVWDVLSNEEVVEIVSSAPTRSSAARILVDAAAREWKLKYPTSKMDDCAVVCLFLDGKMDTESDYDEQGFSSATLQSNHSGNPVESDDGLKSEPSLQRNFTVRSSEENEPNNGVQSIDVEDGASSADDQNWSGLEGVTRVNSLVQLPRFSEERPKS; this is encoded by the exons ATGGGGTGTTGTGTCTCAACTAGTAGTAAGAGTACTTGTAGCAGCCGGAGCAATGGAGAGATGGCGAATCCATCTTGCTTAGAAATCGGATGCTGTGTGCATAAGAAAGCAAGGAGAACCTTCTCTGATCATGTTATTTCACTACACcatttggcgtcgttgccgagCAGGATTTTCACTAATGGAAAGAGTAGAGCTTCTTGCATATTTACGCAGCAGGGTCGCAAAGGGATCAATCAGGATGCAATGATTGTGTGGGAA GATTTTATGTCTGAAGATATGACCTTTTGTGGTGTCTTTGATGGCCACGGTCCACATGGTCATCTCGTTGCGCGCAAAGTGAGGGACGCCTTGCCTTTGAAACTGCTCTCATTTCTGCATTCTTCTGAATCGAAGCGAAACGGATCAGGTAAAGCTTGCTTCAAGGGGAATGTAAAACCGGACGATGGAGACTTTCAGAAGGATTTATCAGCCGAGGATAAACTGAATTCAACATGGAGAGAGGCTTTCATGAAGGCATATAAGTCTATGGACAAAGAGCTCAGGTCTCATCCGAATTTGGACTGCTTTTGTAGTGGCAGCACGGCTGTCACTATAGTGAAGCAG GGCTCAAATTTGTTCATGGGATATATCGGGGATTCTCGAGCAGTTATGGGATCCAAGGACAGCAATGACTCCATGGTGGCAATTCAGTTGACCATTGATTTGAAGCCCGATTTGCCAA GAGAAGCAGAAAGAATTAAACGATGCAAGGGAAGGGTGTTTGCTTTGCAAGATGAGCCTGAGGTGCCAAGGGTATGGTTGCCTTTTGATGACGCACCGGGATTAGCGATGGCTAGAGCATTCGGAGATTTCTGCTTGAAGGAGTATGGTGTGATTTCCATACCTGAATTTTCTCACCGGCTGCTTACTGACAAAGATCAGTTTGTTGTTCTTGCCTCAGATGGT GTCTGGGATGTTTTAAGCAATGAAGAGGTGGTTGAGATAGTATCTTCGGCACCAACACGGTCATCAGCCGCAAGGATTCTGGTAGATGCTGCAGCCCGGGAGTGGAAACTTAAGTATCCGACTTCAAAGATGGACGACTGCGCCGTGGTCTGCCTATTTTTGGACGGTAAAATGGACACAGAATCCGACTATGACGAACAAGGCTTCTCTTCTGCAACCCTCCAGAGCAATCACTCTGGAAACCCGGTCGAGTCAGACGACGGACTAAAATCCGAGCCATCTTTGCAGAGGAACTTCACAGTTAGATCCTCAGAGGAAAATGAGCCTAATAATGGTGTACAATCCATTGATGTTGAAGATGGAGCATCATCAGCTGATGATCAAAATTGGTCAGGTTTGGAGGGTGTTACTCGTGTGAACTCATTGGTCCAACTACCTAGATTTTCAGAGGAAAggccaaaatcatga
- the LOC130966369 gene encoding uncharacterized protein LOC130966369: MGLWTLLEGFLLLANALEILNEDRFLAPKGWGLSDFSSGRTKYFKGELIGLIYATQYLKVPLILLNSICIILKFISG, encoded by the coding sequence ATGGGTTTGTGGACATTACTTGAGGGGTTCCTGCTTCTTGCAAATGCACTGGAGATACTAAATGAGGACCGATTTCTAGCACCTAAAGGATGGGGCTTATCTGATTTTTCAAGTGGCAGGACAAAATATTTCAAAGGCGAGCTCATAGGTCTTATTTACGCAACTCAATACCTAAAAGTTCCTCTCATACTTCTCAACTCCATCTGCAtcattttgaaatttatttctGGATAA